The DNA sequence ATCCCTTCTACCGCTCGGCGCGCGCACCGGTCGTGCCCGAAGGCGCGACCTTCCAGGACGAGTCGGTAAGGGACACGGTCTTCCCGCTCTATCGCCAGCTCAGTGCCGAAACCCACGTCACCGACGCCCGGGCCTTTGTCGATTTCCTCGACTCGCAGGCAGCCGTGGATCCGGACCGCAGGATGGGCACCACCGGTTACTGCATGGGCGGCCCGATGACGATGCGAACCGCCTGGGCGCGCTCCGACCGCATCGGCGCCGGCGCATCGTTCCACGGCGGCGGGCTCGTGACCGACGGGCCGGACAGCCCGCACCTGCTAGTAGAGGAAATGAACGCGCACTACCTGTTCGCCGTCGCCGAGAACGACGACGACAACGATCCCGAAGCGAAGAACGTGCTGCGCGAGACCTTCGCGGCCGCCGGTCTTCCCGCTGAAATCGAAGTCTATGAAGGTGCGCTGCACGGCTGGTGCCCGCCGGACTCTTCCGTCTATAACGAAGCGCAGGCCGAACGCGCCTGGAGCCGGCTGCTCGTCCTGTTAGAAACCGCGCTCGCCTGACGCGGGCCCGATCCCGGCGGGCGCCGGGCGAAAAGAGGGTGAGCCGTTTGCCTCTGATTCTGTTCTCCGTTCTGCTGGCCCTCGGCGGTTGCGGAGAATCCCCTGACGCACCTGGCGGCGTGCCGAACTTCGACATTCTGCTCCTCAACGGATCGGTTTATCGAGGCGGCGCGGGAGGAGCCTTCGAGTCGGTCGACGTCGGCATTCGCAACGGCAAAATCGACTACCTGGGGAACGCGGACGAAGACGGGGTAGATGCCCGGCAGCGCCTCTATGCAGCGGGTCTCATTGTGGCGCCGGGATTCATCGATCCGCACACCCACGCGCTCAGCGAACTGCGCAGCGCGACGGCCAACAGCAATCTGAACTACCTGATGCAAGGCGTTACGACGGTTTTCACAGGTAACGACGGCGAAGGCCCCGCGTCGCTCGAGGAAACGATCGAGCATCTGAATTCCAACGGCATCGGTACCAATGCGGCCTTGTACGTCGGCCACGGCAGCCTTCGCAATAGCGTGATGGGCGGCGCATACCGGGCGCCGACAGCAGAGGAACTCGCGCAAATGAAGAGCCTCGTCGCCAAGGCCATGGAAAGCGGTGCGCTGGGCCTGTCGACGGGGCTCTATTACGTGCCGGGCTACTTCGCAGAAACGGAGGAAGTCATCGCGCTGGCGCGGGTAGCGGCCGAGTACGGCGGCATCTACGACACTCACCTGCGCGACGAGAGCACCTACAACATCGGATTGATTGCCGCGATCGACGAGGCGCTTCGCATCGGGCGCGAAGCGCGGATTCCCGTCAACATCGCACACATCAAGGCTCTCGGCGTCGACGTCTGGGGCGAAAGCGCCCGGGTCATCGAAAGGATTGAGCAGGCGCGGAAAGCCGGGCAACGGGTCACGGCGGACCAGTATCCATGGTCGGCGTCGGGCACTCACCTGCGCAACACACTGCTCCCCCGGGCCGTACTGGCCGGTGCCGGAGCCGATTACTTCGAACGACTTCGGGACCCCCGGATCCTGGCGAAAATCCGCCCGGAGATGCAGGAGAACCTGCGCCGCCGGGGTGGCCCGGATTCGTTACTGATCGTAGTAGCGGACAATCCGGATTTCGTAGGCAAGACGCTGGCCGAGATAGCAGGCGCACGCGGCGAGGACCCGATCGACACAGCCGTGGACATCATGACCGAAGGATCCACGCGCGTCGCGTCTTTCAACATGCATGCCGATGACATCAAGGCCTTCATGCAGCAAGAATGGGTCATGACCTCATCCGACGGGACCGACGGACATCCACGCAAGTACGCGAGTTTTCCGAAGAAGTACAGGGACTACGTGTTAGGGGAGCAACTTCTCTCGCTTGAGGACTTCCTTTATCGCAGTTCGGGACTGACCGCGGAAACTTTCGGCCTCGCAGACCGGGGGCGGATCGAGATCGGATACGTGGCCGACATTGTCGCGTTCGATCCGGAGACATTTGCTCCTGTCGCTACGTTTGCAGCCTGGAACGAGTTGTCGGAAGGGCTCGTGTACTCCATCGTCAACGGCCGGCTCGTCGTCGATAAAGGAAATTACACGGGCATCCTGCCCGGCATGGTCCTAAGGAAGAGAAACGACCGCAGATAGCGTGCCATTCGTGCTTCCTCCGCTTTCGTGCTTTCCCGCCTTTCGTTCATCCCCCTCCTCGTAGGAGACGCCATCCTGGCTCAATTCTCGCTGTCCCTGCTCCAACGCTCCCACGAGGAGGGGGATGAACGAAAGGCTTCAGCTGGAGGCGCATGGTGTGAACCGCATGCGGCTGAGGCGCATGGCCTCAGTGATCCAGGAACTCCCGCGTTCTGATCTGCAGGTGTTCGACGAACTGACGGGCCATCATGGACAGCGGCCGGGAGTCTGCATGGATGACCGAAATCGGAAACTGAATCGTGGGGGCCAGGCGCCAGATCTTGATATCGTCATGGCCGGCCGACAATGCCGTGATCTCGTCAATGATCGTAATCCCGGTTCCTTCGGCCACCAGCGATTTGGCGACATGGTAGGTATCGCAGGTAACGATTGTCTTGAATTCCGCGCTGCGGTCTTCCAGCCGCCTGGTCAGCACCTGCCCGAGAGGGCTCCTGCCGCTGAGTTTGATGAATGGAAGAGTGCCCAGGTCCCGGATGTTCACGACCGCTTTGTCGGATATTTTCAAATGGACCGGAGCCAGCACCACGAACTCGGCAGTTGCGATTTCATCGATCCCCAGGCCCGGTTTCGACGGCGGGTCGAACGCCAGACCGATGTCGATGCGCTGTTCCTCCAGGGCCAGCGCCATCTCCTCATAGTGCAGCGTTTCAATTCCAAACGCCGTTTTCCCGTGAGCGAGCAGGAAAGAAGCGATTGTGGATGGAAGCAACTGGAGGCCGAACGCAGGCGTGGCAGCGACCCGAATCCGGGATTCGTCGGAGGACTGGAGGTTTCGCGCCAGACGTCGAAGCTGCTCCATATTCTGGTACACGGTCGATACGCTCTTGAACAAGCGATGCGCTTCGGGCGTGGGTATCAGCGCGCCCCGAACGCGCTCGAACAGTGCGTATCCCAGAACCTGTTCAGCGTGCGCCAGTACTTTGCTGACGGACGGCTGCGTGACATTGAGGACCTTGGCGGCGGCCGTTATGGAACCGCTTGAGTAGACAGCGTGAAACACTTCGGCGTGGCGCAATCTCATGGCAACCCGGTATCGAGCGTGGATTCCCGAAGGTTATACACGGCCTATTCGGCGTCTGCAAATGCCGGACGCTTCGTCTTGACCAGCCAACCCATCCCGACAATGCAACAGTCTGGCGCATTACCGGCGGTTATAGCCTGACGCTCGATTGGAATTTGCCAACCCCATACCTCGGGTTGATACTTGAGTGGCGCGATTTCGCATCAAATGAGCCCGAGTGCGTAATCGTTCGAAAGCTGGAAACGCAGGGGAATACCGATGTTGTTTTTGTTATCGAAACACTCCACAAAGGCAGTCCGTCTCATCGGGGCGCTGCTGATGTTCGGCCTCACGGCCTTGGCGCTCCAAACGGCCAGTGCGCAGGAGGAAGAAACCACCGATACGGCCCTCGAAGAGATCGTTGTGACCGGGACGCACATCGAGGGCGCCGATGTGGGAGGGCTATTGCCGGTAACGGTGATGGACTTTGAAGACATCCGGGCGACCGGCGCCGAAATTGGCGATGAGCTTCTCAGAGCGATCCCGCAGTTCGGCTCAGTCGGCATGACGCATGTCCGGGGCGGCATCACGGGCGTCAACGCGGCCCGGGGTGACGTCGCATCGTTCAATCTGAGAAGCCTCGGCGAAGGCAATACGCTCGTTCTGATTAACGGCAGGCGGATGGTCCTGCACCCCATTACGCAGACCAGTACCGCTTTCGGCGTGCCCGTCGCATCGCCAAACGCCAACACACTGCCGATCGCGGGTCTCAATCGGGTGGAGGTGCTTCGCGATGGTGCGAGCTCTTTGTACGGCGCCGACGCTGTTGCGGGTGTCGTCAACTACGTCCTCGACGACACGTTCGACGGCGCGGAGGTGTCGATTCGCTACGGCGCCGAGAACGGCACCGGTCGGGACGACTTGTCGGTAAACGGCGCGATCGGCTTCGAACTGGGCGGCGGCGATACCCACCTGTTGCTTTCCGGAAGCTACATGACCAGCACCGGCGTGATGGCCTCGGAGAAATCGTATTCGGTCACGCAGGACAATCGCTCGCGAGCGCCGGAAGAGTTCAGATCGGACGTGAGTCTCGACGGGCGTTCCAGCCTGGAGCCCCATTCTCTTGTGAGTTTCACGGGACTGGGCTCGTTCCACGTGCGGCCTGCGAACATGTTGAGGGACAACGGCGGCATGCTCGGAGTAGCCGATTGCGGTGGCCGGGGACTTGCCGGCGCGGACCTCGTCTATAACGACGGCGTACAGGACTTGTGCCTCGACTCGAGCGGCCAGGACCGTGCCTTGCGTCCCAATCGCAATGAAGTCAAATCGCTGACGCCGGATGTTGATCGAGTCAATCTTTATGCCCGCCTGAACCACGACCTGGACAACGGTTGGGAACTCTATGGCGAGGGGGGCTACTACCAATCGAAAGTAAATCGCGTCTGGGAGCAGGCGGCGATCCTGAGCAATGGGCGGTTCTTCGTGCCGGCGCACTATTACTGGAACCCCTTTGGCCCGGTGACGTTCGCCGACGGCCGTCCGAACCCGAACCGTCTGCCCGGCCTGGACACGTCCATCGTCCCGGCGGAGGGC is a window from the Gammaproteobacteria bacterium genome containing:
- a CDS encoding dienelactone hydrolase family protein produces the protein MCDDRTFRESREYLNDRNELSRRRFTQLSAGAGLAMLLPRAANAQEVTEQNVEVTTPDGVADCYYVHPASGRHPGVLVWPDILGLRPAFRQMGRRLAESGYSVLVVNPFYRSARAPVVPEGATFQDESVRDTVFPLYRQLSAETHVTDARAFVDFLDSQAAVDPDRRMGTTGYCMGGPMTMRTAWARSDRIGAGASFHGGGLVTDGPDSPHLLVEEMNAHYLFAVAENDDDNDPEAKNVLRETFAAAGLPAEIEVYEGALHGWCPPDSSVYNEAQAERAWSRLLVLLETALA
- a CDS encoding amidohydrolase family protein; this encodes MEPAARPVRNRARLTRARSRRAPGEKRVSRLPLILFSVLLALGGCGESPDAPGGVPNFDILLLNGSVYRGGAGGAFESVDVGIRNGKIDYLGNADEDGVDARQRLYAAGLIVAPGFIDPHTHALSELRSATANSNLNYLMQGVTTVFTGNDGEGPASLEETIEHLNSNGIGTNAALYVGHGSLRNSVMGGAYRAPTAEELAQMKSLVAKAMESGALGLSTGLYYVPGYFAETEEVIALARVAAEYGGIYDTHLRDESTYNIGLIAAIDEALRIGREARIPVNIAHIKALGVDVWGESARVIERIEQARKAGQRVTADQYPWSASGTHLRNTLLPRAVLAGAGADYFERLRDPRILAKIRPEMQENLRRRGGPDSLLIVVADNPDFVGKTLAEIAGARGEDPIDTAVDIMTEGSTRVASFNMHADDIKAFMQQEWVMTSSDGTDGHPRKYASFPKKYRDYVLGEQLLSLEDFLYRSSGLTAETFGLADRGRIEIGYVADIVAFDPETFAPVATFAAWNELSEGLVYSIVNGRLVVDKGNYTGILPGMVLRKRNDRR
- a CDS encoding LysR family transcriptional regulator yields the protein MRLRHAEVFHAVYSSGSITAAAKVLNVTQPSVSKVLAHAEQVLGYALFERVRGALIPTPEAHRLFKSVSTVYQNMEQLRRLARNLQSSDESRIRVAATPAFGLQLLPSTIASFLLAHGKTAFGIETLHYEEMALALEEQRIDIGLAFDPPSKPGLGIDEIATAEFVVLAPVHLKISDKAVVNIRDLGTLPFIKLSGRSPLGQVLTRRLEDRSAEFKTIVTCDTYHVAKSLVAEGTGITIIDEITALSAGHDDIKIWRLAPTIQFPISVIHADSRPLSMMARQFVEHLQIRTREFLDH